The following proteins are co-located in the Elusimicrobiota bacterium genome:
- a CDS encoding amino acid permease — protein sequence MSLFRTKSVDLLLKDAESSAGKLNKVLGPVDVTMIGIGAIIGAGIFTMVGEAAVGASSGFPAGPSLILSFVLTAVACGFTALCYAELAAMVPISGSAYTYSYATMGELVAWIIGWDLIIEYMIGNVAVAISWSGYFNMLLKSFFGLDIPFWLRTDYRTFVQQGFELSAAPHLLGLPIVFNLPAVLIVMALTALLVVGIKESTRFNDVMVGLKLIVLAIFIGVGFHFFKRENWVPFAPGGWKGVQVGAATVFFAYIGFDAVSTVAEETKDPKRDMPIGILGSLLICTVLYILVTIALTGMMPFMALKGHLAEPLAAALEYNKVSPWLVGLVSLGAVIAQTAVLLVFQMGQPRIFYTMSRDGLLPPYFARLHPRFKTPHVTTIWTGVVVAALAAFCNIDEMANLCNIGTLFAFVLVCIGVMILRAKDPDRPRPFRVPFGYLLPVLGVLFCLFLMQGLDKVTWLRFFVWLLVGLVIYVLYGRTHSRLNGTAS from the coding sequence GTCTCTTCCGGACGAAGTCGGTGGACCTGCTGCTCAAGGACGCCGAGAGTTCCGCGGGGAAGCTGAACAAGGTCCTCGGCCCCGTCGACGTGACGATGATCGGCATCGGCGCCATCATCGGCGCCGGGATCTTCACGATGGTCGGCGAGGCCGCCGTCGGCGCCTCGAGCGGCTTCCCCGCCGGCCCCTCGCTCATCCTCAGCTTCGTCCTCACGGCGGTCGCCTGCGGATTCACCGCGCTCTGCTACGCCGAGCTCGCGGCCATGGTCCCCATCTCGGGCAGCGCCTACACCTACTCCTACGCGACGATGGGCGAGCTCGTCGCCTGGATCATCGGCTGGGACCTCATCATCGAGTACATGATCGGGAACGTCGCCGTGGCCATCAGCTGGTCGGGCTACTTCAACATGCTGCTCAAGTCCTTCTTCGGCCTCGACATCCCCTTCTGGCTGCGCACCGACTACCGCACCTTCGTCCAGCAGGGCTTCGAGCTCTCCGCGGCGCCCCATCTGCTCGGCCTGCCGATCGTCTTCAACCTGCCCGCGGTGCTCATCGTCATGGCGCTCACCGCACTGCTCGTCGTCGGCATCAAGGAGAGCACCCGCTTCAACGACGTCATGGTGGGCCTCAAGCTCATCGTGCTCGCGATCTTCATCGGCGTGGGCTTCCACTTCTTCAAGCGTGAGAACTGGGTCCCCTTCGCACCGGGCGGCTGGAAGGGCGTCCAGGTCGGCGCGGCGACGGTCTTCTTCGCCTACATCGGCTTCGACGCGGTCTCCACCGTCGCGGAGGAGACGAAAGATCCCAAACGGGACATGCCCATCGGCATCCTGGGGTCTCTTCTCATCTGCACGGTGCTCTACATCCTCGTCACGATCGCGCTCACCGGGATGATGCCCTTCATGGCCCTCAAGGGTCATCTCGCCGAGCCGCTGGCGGCCGCACTCGAGTACAACAAGGTCTCGCCCTGGCTCGTGGGCCTGGTCTCGCTGGGCGCGGTCATCGCGCAGACCGCCGTGCTCCTCGTCTTCCAGATGGGCCAGCCGCGCATCTTCTACACGATGAGCCGCGACGGCCTGCTGCCGCCCTACTTCGCGCGCCTTCACCCGCGCTTCAAGACCCCGCACGTGACGACGATCTGGACCGGGGTCGTCGTCGCCGCCCTGGCCGCCTTCTGCAACATCGACGAGATGGCGAACCTCTGCAACATCGGCACGCTCTTCGCCTTCGTGCTCGTCTGCATCGGCGTGATGATCCTGCGCGCGAAGGATCCGGACCGCCCGCGGCCCTTCCGGGTCCCCTTCGGCTACCTGCTGCCCGTGCTGGGCGTCCTCTTCTGCCTCTTCCTCATGCAGGGACTCGACAAGGTGACCTGGCTGCGCTTCTTCGTCTGGCTGCTCGTCGGCCTGGTCATCTACGTCCTCTACGGCCGCACCCACAGCCGCCTCAACGGCACCGCATCCTGA
- a CDS encoding methyltransferase domain-containing protein, translating to MTSPAGAAAWRRGLLGAPLFTPDPSSLETGLLRPLRPAVRRASALPALRAAAREARDSLGAGLGAKVSEGAALWTAGALLAEELLLRPGARRLRPTPEVGERLTLSMTAQNLSRAFFFNGFPAASSVRVALHRCVVEETTAWALALACRASGRGADEERACAAEEAGARLCRRWSAALSVRSSRDPHAAWKRRVAELYDSKRDDFNRMLGFDGLIHHHNGLCPRLPARPGRLGEERLLALLHRQESALTEHGLRRLGRLRPAMRGLDAGCGRGGSSLLIAGRSGCRLDGVNLSAYQVAAARRLARTKGLSGRVRFLRADMLASPFPPARFDFVWACESTEHAPDLHAFLGETARVAKAGAPMVVIAWVRGSSGPASARSARLVDAAYRTCIHEERAYRATEGTGWRLELREDLTRPAARYWKLRGFSAHRTGTERFMEPAFASGAVRYLLFLYRRSR from the coding sequence ATGACCTCCCCCGCCGGGGCCGCCGCCTGGCGCCGGGGCCTGCTCGGCGCGCCGCTCTTCACGCCCGACCCCTCGTCGCTCGAAACCGGCCTCCTGCGTCCGCTCCGGCCCGCCGTGCGCCGCGCCAGCGCGCTCCCCGCCCTGCGCGCGGCCGCGCGCGAGGCCCGGGACTCCCTCGGCGCGGGGCTGGGAGCCAAGGTCTCCGAGGGGGCGGCCCTTTGGACCGCCGGGGCCCTCCTCGCCGAGGAGCTCCTCCTGCGCCCGGGCGCCCGCCGTCTGCGTCCGACCCCCGAGGTCGGAGAGCGGCTCACCCTCTCCATGACGGCCCAGAACCTCTCCCGCGCGTTCTTCTTCAACGGATTCCCCGCCGCTTCCTCCGTGCGCGTCGCCCTTCATCGCTGCGTCGTCGAGGAGACGACGGCGTGGGCGCTCGCGCTCGCCTGCCGGGCCTCTGGGCGAGGAGCGGACGAGGAGCGCGCCTGCGCCGCGGAGGAGGCGGGAGCGCGGCTCTGCCGGCGCTGGAGCGCGGCGCTCTCCGTCCGGTCTTCCCGCGACCCTCATGCGGCGTGGAAGCGGAGGGTCGCGGAGCTCTATGATTCCAAGCGCGACGACTTCAACCGCATGCTGGGGTTCGACGGACTCATCCACCATCACAACGGCCTCTGCCCGCGACTACCCGCGCGTCCCGGGCGGTTGGGAGAGGAGCGGCTTCTCGCGCTGCTGCATCGTCAGGAGAGCGCCCTCACGGAGCACGGGTTGCGGAGGCTCGGACGCCTGCGCCCGGCGATGCGGGGGCTCGACGCCGGCTGCGGCCGGGGAGGCTCCTCCCTCCTGATCGCTGGACGCTCGGGGTGCCGGCTGGACGGGGTGAACCTCTCCGCCTATCAGGTCGCCGCGGCGCGGCGCCTCGCCCGGACGAAGGGCCTCTCCGGGCGCGTGCGCTTCCTGCGCGCGGACATGCTTGCGTCCCCGTTCCCGCCCGCCCGATTCGACTTCGTATGGGCCTGCGAATCGACCGAGCATGCGCCGGACCTTCACGCGTTCCTCGGGGAGACGGCCCGGGTCGCGAAGGCCGGCGCGCCGATGGTCGTCATCGCCTGGGTGCGGGGCTCGTCCGGTCCGGCCTCCGCGCGCAGCGCGCGGCTCGTCGACGCGGCGTACCGCACCTGCATCCACGAGGAGCGGGCGTATCGCGCGACGGAGGGGACGGGCTGGCGGCTGGAGCTGCGGGAAGACCTGACGCGGCCGGCGGCGCGCTATTGGAAGCTGCGCGGGTTCAGCGCGCATCGGACCGGGACGGAGCGCTTCATGGAGCCGGCCTTCGCGTCGGGAGCGGTGCGCTACCTGCTCTTCCTCTACCGCCGCAGCCGCTAG
- a CDS encoding (5-formylfuran-3-yl)methyl phosphate synthase: MRRERPGPSLLVSPRDLSEAGAAALGGADIIDMKNPAEGSLGANFPWAIAGVVSRLKRRGLRFSAAIGDFPDLPGSAALAARGAALCGVDFVKVGLRGSDTPARARPFLRAFSRAVREASPRAVPVAAAYGDWRRIRGLRPLELVAAARGSGVGMLMLDTAVKDGKSLFDHLTARELAGFIRACRRAGLRSALAGSLRVEEVARVRLLGADVVGVRGAACARHDRRGRIDARRVAALVRAAKG; this comes from the coding sequence ATGAGAAGAGAACGTCCAGGACCCTCTCTCCTCGTCAGCCCTCGCGACCTGTCCGAGGCCGGGGCCGCCGCCCTCGGCGGCGCCGACATCATCGACATGAAGAATCCCGCCGAGGGTTCGCTCGGGGCGAACTTCCCCTGGGCCATCGCCGGCGTCGTCTCCCGGCTGAAGCGGCGGGGCCTGCGCTTCAGCGCCGCGATCGGGGACTTTCCGGACCTGCCGGGGAGCGCGGCCCTTGCCGCGCGCGGGGCGGCGCTCTGCGGCGTCGATTTCGTGAAGGTCGGCCTGCGCGGCAGCGACACCCCCGCGCGTGCACGGCCCTTCCTCCGGGCCTTCTCCCGCGCCGTGCGCGAGGCCTCCCCGCGCGCCGTTCCCGTGGCCGCCGCCTACGGCGACTGGCGGCGCATCCGCGGTCTGCGCCCGCTCGAACTCGTCGCCGCCGCCCGCGGCAGCGGCGTCGGCATGTTGATGCTCGACACGGCGGTCAAGGACGGCAAGTCCCTCTTCGACCACCTCACGGCGCGCGAGCTCGCCGGATTCATCCGGGCGTGCCGGCGCGCCGGCCTGCGCTCGGCCCTCGCGGGCTCTCTGCGCGTCGAGGAGGTCGCCCGGGTCCGCCTCCTCGGGGCCGACGTCGTCGGCGTGCGCGGCGCGGCGTGCGCGCGCCACGATCGCCGCGGCCGCATCGACGCCCGCAGGGTCGCGGCGCTCGTGCGCGCCGCGAAGGGATGA
- a CDS encoding radical SAM protein, producing MCLVTFSKESEYTALAKVASTQRPSFACVAVCDDCSHRCPWCYVGSSRGLRGRMSLEDYSTVLRKVREMGVLQLSLTGGEPTEHPDFRRMVERARQEGFLLHVMSHGERIDRDLTEFLKAQKVSQVQINWQGRRFHDAMHGRGGSGAKAETALRLLVAAGLETTATVTVGDYNSPYLEEILGEAAALGVGRLRVWDATGYGSSYSRGIDVPATFERCRKAAASLGYRHCLSFDPDFPGDAGVPCMQLSDLFMYIDPRGKLAVCNTAPDIVVVADFLDPTASAEDIRRAYLAKNRELLGARRPYCIGRERATKDVPAAS from the coding sequence ATGTGCCTCGTGACGTTCTCGAAGGAGTCGGAGTACACCGCGCTCGCGAAGGTCGCGAGCACCCAGCGTCCGTCCTTTGCGTGCGTCGCCGTCTGCGACGACTGCAGCCATCGCTGCCCTTGGTGCTACGTCGGCAGCAGCCGCGGCCTGAGGGGCCGGATGAGCCTCGAGGACTATTCGACCGTGCTCCGCAAGGTCCGGGAGATGGGAGTGCTCCAGCTCTCGCTGACGGGCGGGGAGCCCACGGAGCACCCGGATTTCCGCCGCATGGTGGAGCGCGCCCGGCAGGAGGGATTCCTCCTCCACGTGATGTCCCACGGAGAGCGGATCGACCGGGATCTGACGGAGTTCTTGAAGGCTCAGAAGGTCTCCCAGGTCCAGATCAACTGGCAGGGGCGGCGCTTCCATGACGCGATGCACGGGAGGGGCGGTTCCGGCGCGAAGGCCGAGACGGCCCTGAGGCTCCTCGTCGCCGCAGGCCTGGAGACGACGGCCACGGTCACGGTCGGAGACTACAACTCCCCCTATCTGGAGGAGATCCTGGGCGAGGCGGCTGCGCTGGGGGTCGGACGGCTCCGCGTCTGGGATGCGACGGGCTACGGGAGCTCGTATTCCCGCGGCATCGACGTCCCCGCGACGTTCGAGCGCTGCCGGAAGGCCGCCGCATCGCTGGGATACCGGCACTGCCTGTCCTTCGACCCGGATTTCCCCGGAGACGCCGGGGTCCCCTGCATGCAGCTCTCCGACCTCTTCATGTACATCGACCCGCGCGGGAAGCTGGCGGTCTGCAACACCGCTCCGGACATCGTGGTCGTCGCGGACTTCCTCGACCCGACTGCGAGCGCCGAGGACATCCGGCGGGCCTATCTCGCCAAGAACCGCGAACTCCTCGGCGCGCGCCGTCCCTACTGCATCGGGCGGGAGCGCGCGACGAAGGATGTCCCGGCCGCCTCATGA
- a CDS encoding polyprenyl synthetase family protein → MAFPRGSFLEDFSPRLRACFLRRRGLFLRSMDSVPRRATRAWLRAHGGSSAEGLDSEGVRRGALDPSWVYLGRHGKLLRPLLASIVLEAFGRRPESFLPLLGMIECQEAATCSFDDVVDDSPLRRGGPSTHELHGIPLAFAAYQALYNASWSAVFDPSMPLSAEVRLAVLDALAREILAYGLGQCQELRWSRERRLVSAERYLQMSSDRIVFMSFNGPMRIGALVGGCAGARLKALVEFGTWLGMGYHLHGDELNLFPRSGDWGKAVADDVPSGRVTVLYREAWRRSSPAARRILLKPFGDPRARDSDVRAALEVVRGSGAVECNRRWIGTFRARAARALRRARLPAAGGALLSDMLRFMTETRRM, encoded by the coding sequence GTGGCGTTCCCGCGGGGCTCCTTCCTCGAGGACTTCAGTCCGCGCCTGAGGGCCTGCTTTCTGCGCCGGCGAGGACTCTTCCTCCGTTCCATGGACTCCGTTCCGCGGCGAGCGACGAGGGCCTGGCTGCGCGCACACGGCGGGAGCTCCGCGGAGGGACTCGACTCCGAGGGCGTGCGGCGGGGGGCGCTCGACCCGTCCTGGGTCTATCTCGGGCGGCACGGGAAGCTGCTTCGACCTCTGCTCGCCTCGATCGTCCTCGAGGCCTTCGGGCGGCGGCCGGAGAGCTTCCTCCCTCTCCTCGGGATGATCGAGTGTCAGGAGGCGGCGACCTGCAGTTTCGACGACGTCGTCGACGACTCCCCGCTGCGGCGGGGAGGCCCCTCGACCCACGAGCTCCACGGCATCCCCCTCGCCTTCGCGGCGTATCAGGCGCTCTACAACGCCAGCTGGAGCGCGGTGTTCGACCCCTCCATGCCGCTCTCCGCCGAGGTCCGGCTCGCGGTGCTCGACGCGCTCGCGCGCGAGATCCTCGCGTACGGCCTCGGCCAGTGCCAGGAGCTGCGCTGGAGCCGCGAGCGGCGCCTGGTGTCGGCGGAACGCTACCTTCAGATGAGTTCCGACCGCATCGTGTTCATGTCCTTCAACGGCCCGATGCGCATCGGAGCGCTCGTGGGCGGCTGCGCGGGAGCCCGCCTGAAGGCCCTCGTCGAGTTCGGCACCTGGCTCGGCATGGGCTACCACCTCCACGGCGACGAGCTCAACCTCTTCCCTCGCAGCGGAGATTGGGGGAAGGCCGTCGCCGACGACGTGCCCAGCGGCAGGGTGACCGTGCTCTACCGGGAGGCCTGGCGGCGCTCATCGCCGGCCGCCCGCAGGATCCTTTTGAAGCCGTTCGGCGACCCTCGGGCGCGCGATTCCGACGTCCGTGCGGCGCTGGAGGTCGTACGGGGCTCGGGCGCCGTCGAGTGCAACCGCCGCTGGATCGGGACCTTCCGTGCGCGGGCGGCGCGGGCGCTGAGGCGCGCACGTCTGCCGGCGGCCGGCGGAGCGCTGCTCTCGGACATGCTCCGGTTCATGACCGAGACGCGGCGGATGTAG
- a CDS encoding polyprenyl synthetase family protein, protein MDIGALARAVVSAESSAQRGRAREYLEACRDRVFIHIRRYLEARTAVLPRGLRACLVEYPYRRGKAVRPTFIMLFNDAFGGERRRAFKVAAAYQLLEDWGLGRDDILDSALLRRGKPALHRLYGLPAALNALDLLHACVGDMLYEYCALPQRLHRRLHRAFMDATAVTLSGQHLDLQTRAVPLERFTAERYFAVVGMKTAHYTGACPCRIGAILAGAGPRVERDAAEFGRRLGLAFQVLDDVLDVENTGGGRFGKAPGNDLYEGKRTLVLVETLRRCPAVRRRGILAVYRKPIGSRTRADADFVQTAARESGALARCRETVRERTDDAVRFFRRRLAPRMPASDARRIAEFAELLASRSH, encoded by the coding sequence ATGGACATCGGAGCCCTCGCTCGAGCCGTCGTCAGCGCGGAGTCTTCGGCGCAGAGGGGGCGCGCGCGGGAGTATCTCGAGGCCTGCCGGGACCGCGTCTTCATCCATATCCGCCGCTACCTCGAGGCCCGGACCGCCGTCCTGCCGCGCGGGCTGCGCGCCTGTCTCGTCGAATATCCCTATCGGAGAGGGAAGGCGGTGCGGCCGACCTTCATCATGCTCTTCAACGACGCGTTCGGCGGAGAGAGGCGCAGAGCCTTCAAGGTCGCGGCGGCCTATCAGCTCCTCGAGGACTGGGGGCTCGGCCGCGACGACATCCTGGACTCCGCGCTCCTGAGGCGGGGGAAGCCCGCGCTGCACCGGCTCTACGGCCTCCCCGCGGCGCTCAACGCGCTCGACCTCCTGCACGCCTGCGTCGGAGACATGCTCTACGAATACTGCGCTCTCCCGCAGCGGCTGCATCGGCGCCTCCATCGCGCGTTCATGGACGCGACCGCGGTGACGCTCAGCGGGCAGCATCTGGACCTCCAGACGCGCGCCGTCCCGCTCGAGCGCTTCACCGCGGAGCGCTACTTCGCCGTCGTCGGGATGAAGACCGCCCATTACACCGGCGCCTGCCCCTGCCGCATCGGGGCCATCCTCGCCGGGGCGGGACCGCGCGTCGAACGCGACGCCGCGGAGTTCGGCCGGCGGCTCGGACTGGCGTTCCAGGTCCTCGACGACGTCCTCGACGTCGAGAACACCGGCGGCGGACGCTTCGGCAAAGCCCCCGGCAACGACCTCTACGAGGGGAAGCGTACGCTCGTCCTGGTCGAGACCCTGCGCCGCTGCCCCGCCGTGCGGCGCCGCGGCATCCTCGCCGTCTATCGGAAGCCGATCGGTTCGCGCACGCGGGCCGATGCGGACTTCGTCCAGACCGCCGCCCGCGAGAGCGGCGCCCTCGCGCGCTGCCGCGAGACGGTGCGGGAGCGGACGGACGACGCGGTGCGCTTCTTCCGCCGCCGTCTGGCTCCGCGCATGCCGGCGTCCGACGCCCGCCGGATCGCGGAGTTCGCGGAGCTCCTCGCCTCCCGGAGCCACTAG
- a CDS encoding radical SAM protein yields the protein MSAPSSAVRASLLALQADRLLAAATARSAGAALAPGRVRELYLELTHRCGLACPVCDHPELARRGGGELSAAALVERLSGSRFLDLDLVALGGGEPALSEGLVPLATFFRKTWPRVRLVLLSHLADTELLLRRLGELRAAGAGPLALGGSLDGTEATHDRMRARAGAYRALVATARRVRAEHPETALSLTFTVTPENCGELSAARRLAVSEFGADFSAQLVLPFPGRPAVRWTPERLAVLEREVDLVLESLEAESGAFEALSAGREPARPELWRELIYWTRLRAYARAPARFLPDCSAGRLFAMVDPEGGVYLCPARKEVRLGSLAEDSFDALWTSSKAEAARRAASSDGCHCWVRCVAVSALDRLFAGGAR from the coding sequence ATGAGCGCTCCGAGCTCCGCCGTGCGCGCCTCGCTGCTCGCGCTGCAGGCCGACCGCCTGCTGGCCGCCGCGACCGCGCGGAGCGCCGGCGCGGCGCTCGCGCCCGGGCGCGTGCGCGAACTCTACCTCGAGCTGACGCACCGCTGCGGGCTCGCCTGCCCGGTCTGCGACCATCCGGAGCTCGCGCGCCGCGGGGGGGGCGAGCTCTCCGCCGCCGCGCTCGTGGAGCGGCTCTCCGGCTCGCGGTTCCTCGACCTCGATCTGGTCGCTCTGGGCGGAGGAGAGCCCGCGCTGAGCGAAGGCCTCGTCCCGCTGGCGACGTTCTTCCGAAAGACCTGGCCGCGCGTCCGTCTCGTCCTGCTCAGCCACCTCGCCGACACGGAGCTCCTCCTGCGGCGCCTCGGCGAATTGCGCGCGGCGGGAGCCGGCCCCCTGGCTCTGGGCGGCTCGCTCGACGGCACGGAGGCGACGCACGACCGCATGCGCGCCCGGGCGGGAGCCTACCGCGCGCTCGTCGCGACGGCGCGGCGCGTGCGCGCGGAGCATCCGGAGACCGCGCTCAGCCTGACCTTCACCGTCACTCCTGAGAACTGCGGAGAGCTTTCCGCGGCGCGCCGCCTCGCGGTGTCGGAGTTCGGGGCCGACTTCTCGGCGCAGCTCGTGCTCCCCTTCCCCGGCCGGCCGGCCGTACGCTGGACGCCCGAGCGGCTCGCGGTCCTGGAGCGCGAGGTGGACCTCGTCCTCGAGAGTCTGGAGGCGGAATCCGGCGCCTTCGAGGCCCTGAGCGCCGGTCGGGAGCCGGCCCGCCCGGAGCTCTGGCGTGAGCTCATCTACTGGACGCGTCTGCGCGCCTACGCGCGCGCCCCCGCGCGCTTCCTGCCCGACTGCAGCGCCGGCCGACTTTTCGCCATGGTGGACCCCGAGGGCGGGGTCTACCTCTGCCCCGCGCGCAAGGAGGTCCGGCTCGGCAGTCTCGCCGAGGACTCCTTCGACGCGCTCTGGACCTCTTCGAAGGCCGAGGCCGCGCGCAGGGCCGCCTCCTCCGACGGCTGCCACTGCTGGGTGCGCTGCGTCGCCGTCTCGGCTTTGGACCGCCTCTTCGCCGGAGGGGCGCGGTGA
- a CDS encoding glycosyltransferase family 4 protein has protein sequence MTKKPRLLVLAPRMPFPPVSGGERWIAAVLQGLRERFDVSVLAFFSEGLEARQAATALQLEHAGFRRMLCLPAPPPAADAGLPLNARVFRSEEARRALARLVREDGVDLVHAFFLETAQYVEDLPPGLPVVLTEIDASHFRSRGSYLRGDGGAADEAELYRAYARRFFPRGDALTALCAEDARILRRLLPGTPVSVVGLSTEVPAEVPPRPKGGAELVFVGNYLHFPNEDAAVHLCRDILPLLRARAPEVRVSLVGACPTPAVRALASETVSVTGPVPSVRPWLERAAVFVAPVRIGGGTKCKVLEAFAHGVPVVATPRVLAGMDAPGAREAMITADGPEAFAAATLRLLRDPELRARFSERGRRLAEERFDDRRAVSDFSALYDGLLARAGSPRR, from the coding sequence ATGACGAAAAAGCCCCGCCTTCTGGTCCTCGCGCCCCGCATGCCCTTCCCGCCCGTGAGCGGGGGGGAGCGCTGGATCGCGGCCGTCCTGCAGGGACTGCGCGAGCGCTTCGACGTCTCCGTTCTCGCCTTCTTCAGCGAGGGGCTCGAGGCCCGCCAGGCGGCGACGGCCCTGCAGCTCGAGCATGCGGGCTTCCGCCGCATGCTCTGCCTGCCGGCTCCGCCGCCGGCCGCCGACGCCGGCCTCCCGCTCAACGCGCGCGTCTTCCGCTCCGAGGAGGCCCGCCGCGCGCTCGCGCGCCTCGTGCGCGAGGACGGGGTCGACCTCGTCCACGCCTTCTTCCTCGAGACGGCGCAGTACGTCGAGGACCTTCCGCCGGGCCTCCCCGTCGTCCTCACCGAGATCGACGCGAGCCATTTCCGGAGCCGCGGCTCCTATCTGCGCGGAGACGGCGGGGCCGCCGACGAGGCGGAGCTCTACCGCGCGTATGCGCGCCGCTTCTTCCCGCGCGGCGACGCGCTCACGGCTCTCTGCGCGGAGGACGCGCGCATCCTGCGCCGCCTCCTTCCCGGGACGCCGGTGTCGGTCGTCGGCCTGAGCACGGAAGTCCCCGCGGAGGTCCCGCCGAGGCCGAAGGGGGGCGCCGAGCTCGTGTTCGTCGGCAACTATCTCCATTTTCCCAACGAGGACGCCGCCGTCCATCTCTGCCGCGACATCCTTCCGCTGCTGCGCGCGAGGGCGCCGGAGGTCCGGGTCTCTCTCGTCGGCGCCTGCCCCACCCCGGCGGTGCGCGCGCTCGCTTCGGAGACCGTGAGCGTCACGGGCCCGGTGCCGAGCGTGCGGCCCTGGCTCGAGCGGGCCGCCGTCTTCGTCGCACCCGTCCGGATCGGCGGCGGCACGAAGTGCAAAGTCCTCGAGGCCTTCGCGCACGGGGTCCCGGTCGTCGCGACGCCCCGCGTGCTCGCCGGCATGGACGCGCCCGGAGCCCGGGAGGCGATGATCACGGCCGACGGGCCGGAGGCCTTCGCCGCGGCGACCCTGCGCCTGCTGCGCGACCCGGAGCTGCGCGCGCGGTTCTCGGAGCGCGGACGCCGGCTCGCCGAGGAACGCTTCGACGATCGCCGCGCCGTGTCGGACTTCTCCGCGCTCTACGACGGCCTGCTCGCGCGCGCCGGGAGCCCTCGGCGATGA
- a CDS encoding PqqD family protein: MTDTLWAPAEHVAWRKVREETVLLDVETSEYFSLNPTASRVWELLTERRPAEEIARALSAEYEVPEPQALKDVQALAGSLRKNGLLKAGKERP, translated from the coding sequence ATGACGGATACCCTCTGGGCTCCGGCCGAGCACGTCGCGTGGCGCAAGGTCCGCGAGGAGACGGTGCTCCTCGACGTCGAGACCTCGGAATATTTCTCGCTGAACCCCACGGCCTCGCGCGTCTGGGAGCTCCTCACGGAGCGCCGCCCCGCCGAAGAGATCGCTCGTGCCCTGAGCGCGGAATACGAGGTCCCCGAACCCCAGGCCCTCAAGGACGTCCAGGCCCTCGCCGGGAGCCTCCGCAAGAACGGCCTCCTCAAGGCCGGGAAGGAGCGTCCATGA
- a CDS encoding ACP S-malonyltransferase — translation MASSARSPRPSSRKRSSPPRVVFLYPGTGSQHVGMGRDFDASVPPFRRFLDRLAASTGRELRPTMFRGPKSVLFPESTTSEPSLFMEVVVAMSLAVTEALARAGVRPDAVAGRSLGEYTAAAAAGALDAQTLLEAVRRLGRTGREICHRNLRRERCRMLTVFGLPRAEVEGLLRETAPLGRCELATHMSHRRLSVVGGPLRALEEFKRRARRRGGARVVPCREGYRGGALHTSWMSEHARIFRAELDGLPFRRAALPLWSAVDARPVRDGERIRELLCAQLDRPVLWEETVLGLARAGTRVFVEIAPGSMLTDFLFPLPEGVSVLRTDTPAALRAAIRQLRD, via the coding sequence ATGGCAAGCTCAGCAAGGTCGCCACGGCCTTCAAGCCGTAAGCGCTCCTCTCCTCCCCGCGTCGTCTTCCTCTATCCCGGCACCGGCAGCCAGCATGTCGGCATGGGCCGGGACTTCGACGCCTCGGTCCCTCCCTTCCGCCGCTTCCTCGACCGCCTCGCCGCGAGCACGGGGCGCGAGCTGCGGCCGACGATGTTCCGCGGGCCGAAGTCCGTGCTCTTCCCGGAATCGACGACCTCCGAGCCCTCGCTCTTCATGGAGGTCGTCGTCGCGATGTCCCTCGCCGTGACCGAAGCCCTCGCCCGCGCGGGCGTGCGGCCCGACGCCGTGGCCGGCCGCAGCCTCGGGGAGTACACGGCGGCGGCGGCGGCCGGCGCGCTCGACGCGCAGACCCTGCTCGAGGCCGTCCGCCGGCTCGGCCGCACGGGCCGGGAGATCTGTCATCGCAACCTCCGCCGGGAGCGCTGCCGCATGCTGACCGTCTTCGGCCTCCCCCGCGCGGAGGTCGAAGGGCTGCTGAGGGAGACGGCCCCGCTCGGCCGCTGCGAGCTCGCGACGCACATGAGCCACCGCCGACTCAGCGTCGTCGGAGGTCCGCTGCGCGCGCTGGAGGAGTTCAAGCGCCGCGCGCGTCGTCGCGGCGGAGCGCGCGTCGTCCCCTGCCGGGAGGGCTACCGCGGCGGCGCGCTCCACACCTCGTGGATGTCGGAGCACGCCCGGATCTTCCGCGCCGAGCTCGACGGACTCCCCTTCCGCCGCGCGGCGCTGCCGCTCTGGAGCGCGGTGGATGCCCGCCCCGTCCGGGACGGAGAGCGCATCCGGGAGCTCCTCTGCGCCCAGCTCGACCGGCCCGTCCTGTGGGAGGAGACCGTGCTCGGCCTCGCGCGCGCGGGGACGAGGGTCTTCGTGGAGATCGCGCCGGGCTCGATGCTGACCGACTTCCTCTTCCCGCTGCCCGAGGGCGTGTCGGTCCTGCGCACCGACACGCCCGCCGCGCTGCGCGCGGCGATCAGGCAACTGCGAGACTGA